The following coding sequences are from one Humulus lupulus chromosome X, drHumLupu1.1, whole genome shotgun sequence window:
- the LOC133804032 gene encoding transcription factor RAX2-like, with amino-acid sequence MGRAPCCDKANVKRGPWSPDEDATLKTYVQTHGTGGNWIALPKKAGLKRCGKSCRLRWLNYLRPDIKHGGFTEEEDQIICDLYSQMGSRWSIIASQLAGRTDNDVKNYWNTKLKKKLLAGKISLITKPIPATPTRRGRHHDLSASKPSFQTPCVPKLETHIENSSLFPIINSKTHHVHDQNMLSPSAHGTVDYNNPGLSTSSVYDKGLSLINDPIMGFSDHDDQFGVNYLKKSRDSSIVDNGSIMSQEISAIWDSSSNSMAASDHLNQKPASTTLSGVINGCDEYGAETTLMDFGFGLLPYDGSFEDKAYHSFSLADYQSIMNHY; translated from the exons GACCTATGTCCAAACTCATGGCACTGGTGGAAATTGGATTGCTTTGCCTAAAAAAGCTG GGCTAAAGAGATGCGGCAAAAGCTGCCGTTTACGGTGGCTAAATTACCTCAGGCCAGACATCAAACACGGCGGCTTTACCGAAGAGGAAGACCAAATTATTTGTGACCTCTACAGCCAAATGGGAAGCAG ATGGTCAATCATTGCTTCACAACTAGCAGGAAGAACAGATAATGACGTGAAGAACTATTGGAACACCAAGTTAAAGAAGAAGCTCTTAGCAGGAAAAATAAGCCTAATTACCAAGCCAATCCCTGCTACTCCTACTCGTCGTGGTCGTCATCATGATCTTTCAGCCTCAAAACCTTCATTTCAAACTCCTTGTGTCCCAAAACTTGAAACCCATATCGAGAATTCTTCCTTATTTccaataattaattctaaaaCTCACCATGTTCATGACCAAAATATGTTATCACCATCAGCTCATGGTACTGTTGATTATAACAATCCTGGACTAAGTACTAGTTCTGTCTATGACAAGGGACTGAGTCTTATTAATGATCCAATCATGGGTTTTTCAGATCACGATGATCAATTTGGTGTGAATTACTTAAAGAAAAGCCGAGACAGTAGTATTGTCGATAATGGGTCGATAATGTCACAAGAAATTTCGGCTATTTGGGACTCTTCGTCGAATTCGATGGCTGCAAGTGATCATCTCAACCAAAAGCCAGCTTCCACAACTTTGTCTGGGGTTATTAATGGGTGCGATGAGTATGGCGCCGAGACCACTTTGATGGATTTTGGATTTGGATTATTACCATACGACGGGTCGTTTGAGGACAAAGCTTATCATAGCTTTAGTTTAGCTGATTATCAGAGTATTATGAACCATTACTGA